The following coding sequences lie in one Silene latifolia isolate original U9 population chromosome 5, ASM4854445v1, whole genome shotgun sequence genomic window:
- the LOC141657383 gene encoding potassium transporter 4-like isoform X2 — translation MSTYKYGHSGSIASTAPLKRFLEKQKQPRARRATLLLLVLFGASMVIGEGVLTPSISEFLHKSKYLEGVPLITVFIHPSMIEMLDASVDDAIERNS, via the exons ATGTCTACGTATAAGTATGGCCACTCAGGGTCTATTGCTTCTACTGCTCCACTAAAGCGATTCCTTGAGAAACAGAAGCAGCCGCGGGCACGCCGGGCAACCTTATTATTATTGGTGTTGTTCGGAGCAAGCATGGTCATTGGTGAGGGTGTGTTGACACCTTCTATTTCAG AATTCCTTCATAAG TCCAAATATCTTGAAGGTGTTCCATTAATCACCGTGTTCATTCATCCCTCAATGATTGAGATGTTGGATGCATCTGTTGATGATGCTATTGAACGTAATAGCTA
- the LOC141657383 gene encoding putative potassium transporter 2 isoform X1, whose protein sequence is MSTYKYGHSGSIASTAPLKRFLEKQKQPRARRATLLLLVLFGASMVIGEGVLTPSISEFLHKSKYLEGVPLITVFIHPSMIEMLDASVDDAIERNSYHKLRSFIVKRALHLSVFSKKTDKKCNFHRKRREE, encoded by the exons ATGTCTACGTATAAGTATGGCCACTCAGGGTCTATTGCTTCTACTGCTCCACTAAAGCGATTCCTTGAGAAACAGAAGCAGCCGCGGGCACGCCGGGCAACCTTATTATTATTGGTGTTGTTCGGAGCAAGCATGGTCATTGGTGAGGGTGTGTTGACACCTTCTATTTCAG AATTCCTTCATAAG TCCAAATATCTTGAAGGTGTTCCATTAATCACCGTGTTCATTCATCCCTCAATGATTGAGATGTTGGATGCATCTGTTGATGATGCTATTGAACGTAATAGCTA TCATAAATTAAGAAGCTTTATAGTAAAAAGAGCACTACATTTGAGCGTTTTCTCCAAAAAAACTGATAAGAAGTGTAACTTTCACAGGAAAAGGAGAGAAGAATGA